The following coding sequences are from one bacterium window:
- a CDS encoding NAD(P)-dependent oxidoreductase: protein MKKIYIAGCGGMLGEAFYKQFKSEYELRCSDIDVNEPWITYCDFRDIDSYGADVESFRSNYLFHLGAFTDLEYCEKHPDETYITNTISVENAVYIANRLNIPLLYISTAGIFDGKKELYDDWDLPNPLGHYARSKYAGEQFVKENVRQHLICRAGWMMGGGPKKDKKFIQKIMNQLKNGKKELFIVNDRDGTPTYTHDFAKNVKLLLEKEYWGLYNMVCGGLTSRLEVATELLTILGLEKEVKITSVSSDYFKTEYFAERPPSERLIDKKLNLKKLNIMRDWQVALKEYIADYYQNFL, encoded by the coding sequence ATGAAAAAAATTTATATTGCCGGCTGCGGTGGAATGCTAGGAGAAGCTTTTTATAAACAATTCAAATCAGAATATGAACTGCGATGCTCTGATATTGATGTGAATGAACCATGGATCACGTATTGCGACTTTCGTGATATTGATTCATACGGAGCTGATGTCGAATCTTTCAGATCCAACTACTTATTCCACTTAGGTGCATTTACCGATTTGGAATATTGTGAAAAACATCCGGATGAAACATATATCACAAATACAATATCGGTTGAAAACGCGGTATATATTGCAAATCGTTTGAACATTCCCTTGCTATATATTAGTACAGCAGGAATATTTGATGGAAAAAAAGAACTTTATGATGATTGGGATTTGCCTAATCCCTTAGGGCACTATGCCCGTTCCAAATATGCAGGCGAGCAGTTCGTAAAAGAAAATGTAAGGCAACATTTGATATGCAGAGCGGGTTGGATGATGGGAGGCGGACCAAAAAAAGATAAGAAATTTATTCAGAAAATAATGAATCAGCTAAAAAATGGGAAAAAAGAGTTGTTTATTGTTAACGATAGGGATGGAACTCCTACTTATACACATGATTTTGCTAAAAATGTTAAGTTACTTCTAGAAAAAGAATATTGGGGACTGTATAACATGGTATGTGGTGGACTGACTAGCCGACTTGAGGTTGCGACTGAATTGTTAACGATTTTGGGTTTAGAAAAAGAAGTAAAGATCACTTCTGTTAGTTCTGACTATTTCAAAACGGAATATTTTGCTGAACGTCCGCCCAGTGAAAGATTGATTGATAAAAAATTGAATCTAAAAAAACTTA
- the asnB gene encoding asparagine synthase (glutamine-hydrolyzing), with amino-acid sequence MCGITGYIHHDINREACQKKLKRMSDTLFHRGPDGEGFFVNKNIALGHRRLSIIDLKTGGQPVFSADRRLCLIFNGEIYNYLELKDELKKLGHTFKTTSDTEVALCAYQQWGIDCLQHFNGMWSFALWDGYKQRLFCARDRVGEKPFFYTLADESFIFGSEIKAVLAYGLKKRINREVLDAYLCFTYIPAPQTFFQGIYKLPAAHYLLYESGKITINPYWDLTLLDDKDARDDEIAILKEFDDIFNDSVKIRMRSDVPFGAFLSGGMDSSSVVAVMSQNSTVPITTCTIGYNDSRFDERYLARLVADKFRTSHNEYVVEPDDVEILIKKLAFCYDEPFGDTSAIPTYAVSKMARSKVTMVLTGDGGDEVLNGYTIHQGEKFSNIYQSFPHYFQHSFEFLFNFSSQVVFPEKLNKNIKRYKKIIASARMGFVDRLISKQIGFTQHERNIIFNGDKTVRPAREYIEDTLRPVMHLSSFNQLNYWLIKVALSDDMLTKVDRASMAHSLETRLPFLDHRLIELTSTVKSSIKLNGFRRKEILRKTTGQLLPKQLLNQKKRGFSVPDSERFWGLSMRALYDKISVLDQSHLIFQNEIGPLIHSLDQTNISTKVWLLAMLSSTSE; translated from the coding sequence ATGTGCGGAATTACAGGCTATATTCACCACGATATTAATCGTGAGGCGTGCCAAAAAAAACTGAAACGAATGTCTGATACACTTTTTCACAGAGGTCCAGACGGTGAGGGTTTTTTTGTAAATAAGAATATAGCTCTTGGCCACCGTCGTTTATCAATTATTGATTTGAAAACAGGAGGGCAGCCGGTTTTTAGCGCTGATAGGAGATTATGCCTGATTTTCAATGGTGAAATTTATAATTATTTAGAGTTAAAAGATGAATTAAAGAAATTAGGGCACACATTTAAAACAACATCCGATACGGAGGTTGCGCTCTGCGCCTATCAGCAATGGGGCATAGACTGCCTTCAACATTTTAATGGGATGTGGTCCTTTGCCCTTTGGGATGGATACAAACAACGATTATTTTGTGCTCGTGACAGGGTAGGAGAAAAACCATTCTTTTATACCTTGGCAGATGAAAGTTTTATATTTGGATCCGAAATAAAAGCTGTTTTGGCTTACGGGCTTAAAAAAAGAATTAATCGTGAAGTTTTGGATGCTTACCTTTGTTTTACTTATATACCAGCACCCCAAACTTTTTTTCAAGGCATATATAAGCTCCCGGCAGCCCACTATCTTCTGTATGAATCAGGAAAAATTACCATCAATCCGTATTGGGATTTAACTTTACTTGATGATAAAGATGCTCGAGATGACGAGATAGCAATTTTGAAGGAATTTGATGATATATTCAATGATTCTGTCAAAATCAGAATGCGAAGCGATGTCCCGTTTGGAGCTTTCTTGAGTGGCGGGATGGATTCGAGTTCTGTTGTTGCCGTAATGAGCCAAAACTCGACAGTTCCTATTACTACATGTACAATAGGGTATAACGATAGTAGATTTGATGAACGATATCTTGCTCGATTGGTTGCAGATAAATTTAGAACGAGTCACAATGAATATGTTGTAGAACCGGATGATGTTGAAATTCTAATAAAGAAATTGGCTTTTTGTTATGACGAACCTTTTGGAGACACCTCTGCGATCCCAACATACGCTGTCAGTAAAATGGCACGTTCTAAAGTTACCATGGTTCTGACCGGAGATGGTGGTGATGAAGTGCTAAATGGCTATACCATTCATCAAGGTGAGAAATTTAGTAATATTTATCAAAGTTTCCCACACTATTTTCAGCATAGCTTTGAATTTCTCTTTAATTTTTCTTCTCAAGTCGTTTTTCCAGAAAAACTAAACAAGAACATTAAACGTTATAAAAAGATAATTGCAAGTGCGAGGATGGGGTTTGTTGATCGCCTCATTTCAAAACAAATTGGATTTACGCAACATGAACGAAATATTATATTCAATGGAGATAAAACCGTTAGACCTGCAAGGGAATATATCGAAGATACCCTGCGACCTGTAATGCACCTCAGCTCATTTAATCAATTAAATTATTGGCTCATTAAAGTGGCATTAAGTGACGATATGTTGACCAAAGTAGATCGAGCATCTATGGCACATTCTTTAGAAACGAGGTTACCATTCCTTGATCACCGCCTAATCGAACTCACATCTACTGTGAAATCTTCTATCAAATTAAATGGATTTCGTAGGAAAGAAATTCTTAGGAAAACGACCGGTCAATTACTTCCAAAACAGCTTCTAAATCAGAAAAAACGAGGGTTCAGTGTTCCTGATAGCGAACGATTTTGGGGGCTTTCAATGAGAGCATTATATGACAAAATTTCAGTGTTAGATCAGTCACATCTAATATTCCAAAATGAAATTGGTCCATTGATTCATTCTCTTGATCAGACAAATATTTCAACAAAAGTATGGCTTCTTGCAATGTTATCAAGTACTTCAGAATAA
- a CDS encoding glycosyltransferase has product MSQPKYGFVFATVKYPEGDAASERAAMIVKMLRASGHIAYLVVPHSAIKKKQIVSHEHLKEKKIVPYLVLLSDYMRTKFAAFQFFQTIAFIIKAAGLIVYRSRQKKLNYVILYSPDTLEYLLVILACKIRGVTLILEACERMTLYYKDERKNVLRKAGSWLTENLTPKVSEGIIVISTLLQKYYSERNPHIPILLLPILVDSSKPDQTLSDRVNPSEIRVLYSGTFGEKDGVQYILKGFCLFNKIYSSSRLILTGKPVHADQFASIQSLIEKQDCSAAIEYRGFVSRKELAVLQDSSSMLLVCRTKSDFAKYGFPWKLGEYCLTGKPIIATRVGDIDLYFQAEIDIVFAESEDSESIGKKMLFIAENYDKALLIAKKSKESCIKFFDYTNHCEAMDRFIHTCIKEQ; this is encoded by the coding sequence ATGAGTCAACCAAAATACGGTTTTGTATTTGCAACCGTAAAATACCCTGAAGGTGATGCTGCCAGTGAGCGTGCAGCTATGATTGTCAAGATGCTACGTGCAAGTGGCCATATAGCTTATTTGGTTGTTCCGCACAGTGCGATTAAAAAGAAACAGATTGTAAGTCATGAGCATTTGAAAGAAAAAAAAATTGTGCCTTATTTAGTTTTATTAAGTGATTATATGAGGACAAAATTTGCAGCATTTCAGTTTTTTCAAACAATTGCTTTTATAATAAAAGCGGCAGGGTTGATTGTTTATCGGTCGCGCCAAAAAAAACTTAACTATGTCATTTTGTATAGCCCGGACACTTTAGAGTACCTTTTGGTTATACTGGCATGTAAAATTAGAGGGGTGACGCTGATTTTAGAAGCGTGTGAACGAATGACTTTGTATTACAAAGACGAGAGAAAAAATGTTCTTAGGAAAGCAGGTAGTTGGTTGACAGAAAATTTAACACCAAAGGTGTCGGAAGGAATAATCGTAATATCAACTTTGCTGCAGAAATATTATTCGGAACGCAATCCTCATATTCCGATTCTACTTTTGCCGATACTTGTGGATTCTTCGAAACCTGACCAAACATTATCTGATAGAGTAAATCCTTCAGAAATACGAGTATTATATAGTGGTACTTTTGGTGAAAAAGACGGGGTTCAATATATCCTAAAAGGATTTTGTTTGTTTAACAAGATATATTCATCCTCAAGGTTAATACTTACAGGTAAACCTGTACATGCAGATCAATTTGCTAGTATTCAATCGCTTATAGAAAAGCAAGATTGTTCCGCTGCCATCGAATATAGAGGGTTTGTGTCTCGAAAAGAACTTGCTGTGCTTCAAGACTCTTCATCAATGTTACTGGTATGCAGAACTAAATCTGATTTCGCAAAATATGGATTTCCATGGAAGCTCGGAGAATATTGTTTGACCGGCAAGCCTATTATTGCTACTCGTGTTGGCGATATTGACCTTTATTTTCAGGCGGAAATAGATATAGTATTTGCAGAATCCGAGGATAGTGAGTCTATTGGGAAAAAGATGTTGTTTATTGCTGAAAATTATGATAAGGCGTTACTAATAGCAAAAAAAAGCAAAGAGTCCTGCATCAAGTTTTTCGATTACACGAATCACTGTGAAGCTATGGATCGGTTTATTCATACTTGTATTAAAGAACAATAA
- a CDS encoding acyltransferase: MKLSLGEAKIVLGNLICWYYSIISRFWLRLRFPMIKVGDGFRSRGGIPFFYCSLSGKMEIGKQLTLVNSTHYNYMGIIKECSIIAGKNAFLKIGDFCGFSGISIYASQYIEIGDHVMIGGNCFIWDTDFHSLRFDQRKIELEYGTSAGVSSKPIRIADGVFIGANSIILKGVSIGSKSIVGAGSIVSKDIPPEEIWAGNPARFISKLKE, translated from the coding sequence ATGAAGTTAAGTCTAGGTGAAGCAAAAATCGTTTTGGGGAACTTAATTTGTTGGTATTATTCTATTATTTCTAGATTTTGGCTCCGGCTTCGATTTCCCATGATTAAAGTTGGAGATGGTTTTAGGTCTCGAGGTGGTATTCCGTTTTTTTATTGTAGTCTCAGTGGAAAAATGGAAATAGGTAAGCAATTGACATTAGTAAATTCTACCCACTACAATTATATGGGAATAATCAAGGAGTGCTCCATTATAGCGGGCAAAAACGCATTTTTGAAAATTGGCGATTTTTGTGGATTTTCAGGAATTTCTATTTATGCATCGCAGTATATTGAAATTGGTGATCATGTTATGATCGGTGGGAATTGCTTTATATGGGACACGGACTTTCATTCACTGCGTTTTGATCAGAGAAAGATTGAATTAGAATATGGAACTTCTGCCGGCGTGTCGTCCAAGCCAATTCGAATAGCCGATGGTGTTTTTATCGGCGCTAACAGTATTATTTTAAAAGGAGTTTCGATTGGTTCTAAGAGCATTGTAGGCGCCGGTTCAATTGTTTCAAAGGATATTCCTCCTGAGGAGATATGGGCCGGAAACCCTGCACGGTTTATCAGCAAACTTAAAGAATAA
- a CDS encoding glycosyltransferase family 4 protein, with protein MIRIVWVCPFPIGKINAKLKLSRTSISHAASWITNLLHEMKSRGDIEIHIITSSPYALDDQECLEDGVCYHIIRYGFPFSNRGFPRFLPLDVLTRYYPLRKKINSIIKSINPDIIHVHGTEYGYGYSAFEAGFPSLISIQGIISLMTRQTPSLFFKLHSYLEKNFISRSKNFGSRTKWANEFIYSINSNAIVFDLPEAMNPVYFSANRDHKTKDLLFVGAIERRKGIFELMRALPIIISRFPDVRLRIVGSGDRKTLSELKQLTKELQVDERIDWLGFQNADEIKKLHDKSCILLHPSYIDNSPNSVVEAMVSGLPVIASNVGGIPSIIQDGVTGLLCNARDENDLAKKAILLLANDDLRLKLSENARKNTLTRNHPTEVARRTVDIYKKIIESYKKENDEVKSR; from the coding sequence ATGATACGAATCGTTTGGGTGTGTCCGTTTCCAATTGGCAAAATTAATGCGAAACTAAAACTTTCTAGAACTAGCATTTCACATGCCGCATCATGGATCACTAATTTGCTTCATGAAATGAAATCTAGGGGCGATATAGAAATACATATAATTACATCAAGCCCATACGCACTTGATGATCAGGAGTGTTTAGAAGATGGGGTTTGTTATCATATTATCCGATATGGATTTCCGTTTTCCAATAGAGGATTTCCTAGGTTTTTGCCGTTGGATGTTTTAACGCGATATTACCCTCTTCGGAAAAAGATCAATTCGATTATCAAGTCCATAAACCCGGATATCATCCATGTTCATGGTACAGAATATGGTTACGGCTATAGTGCATTTGAAGCGGGATTCCCAAGTCTTATCAGTATTCAGGGGATCATAAGCTTGATGACTCGTCAAACGCCGTCATTATTCTTTAAGCTCCATAGCTATCTAGAGAAAAACTTTATTAGTAGATCAAAGAATTTTGGGAGCCGTACGAAATGGGCAAATGAGTTTATTTACTCTATAAACTCCAACGCTATTGTTTTTGACTTACCAGAGGCGATGAATCCCGTATATTTTTCAGCTAACCGTGACCATAAAACAAAAGATTTACTTTTTGTCGGCGCGATTGAGAGACGAAAAGGAATATTCGAATTGATGCGAGCTTTACCAATAATAATCAGCAGGTTTCCTGATGTTCGGCTTCGAATAGTAGGATCAGGTGACAGGAAGACATTGTCAGAGTTAAAACAACTAACTAAAGAATTACAAGTTGATGAACGTATAGATTGGCTGGGTTTTCAAAATGCGGATGAAATAAAAAAGCTACATGATAAATCTTGTATTTTATTGCATCCCTCTTACATAGATAACAGCCCCAACAGTGTGGTTGAAGCGATGGTTTCAGGTTTACCCGTCATTGCTAGCAACGTCGGCGGTATACCGTCTATTATCCAAGATGGTGTTACAGGATTGCTATGTAATGCGAGAGATGAGAATGACTTAGCCAAAAAGGCAATCCTTCTGCTTGCAAATGATGATTTGCGTTTGAAACTGTCAGAAAATGCAAGAAAAAACACGCTAACAAGGAATCACCCAACTGAGGTCGCGCGCCGAACCGTAGACATCTATAAAAAGATCATTGAATCTTATAAAAAGGAAAACGATGAAGTTAAGTCTAGGTGA
- a CDS encoding glycosyltransferase family 4 protein gives MSAPQPKSNPSICMLIWHFPPVLGGAELQCLRLSEQLAQRHHNIFVVTSYHPMTESKESLNGINVYGLKSGYETVYNLWQKLRPFIKGNRPKFETIDAFAKTSETKEKPITDLFAKIFLEFIPAVIFSIQAFGVIIYLGIRKKIDIIHVHEAHWIAALGVCAARFTNRKVIVKEAGSGLYRSYNGQPALLKSITKKADCFIAISSEIKKELIESHIPQVRIKSIPNGVAIPDNCWRDHGNLEFTVIFVGNLSQQPWKGIDVLLNGWALCIQQINPAKLLIVGGGDATVLKKQAQELNIQNSVAFLGRSNNVSELLMKSDVFILPSRSEGMSNALLEAMAIGLPCIATNISGNSDLIQNNLNGILIEKENVIELSQALIRFKEDIFFAKQCGQNARETVSKHCSFSVVADDYVGLYHRLLTGKQL, from the coding sequence ATGTCAGCACCTCAACCTAAATCAAATCCTTCAATCTGTATGCTCATATGGCATTTTCCTCCTGTTTTGGGAGGGGCTGAACTTCAATGCCTTCGGTTAAGTGAACAATTGGCGCAACGCCACCATAACATATTTGTAGTTACGTCGTATCATCCAATGACGGAATCAAAAGAAAGTTTGAATGGTATTAATGTTTACGGATTGAAGTCTGGCTATGAGACAGTATACAATCTTTGGCAAAAACTTAGGCCCTTCATCAAAGGAAATCGCCCTAAATTTGAAACTATTGACGCATTCGCAAAGACATCGGAAACCAAAGAAAAACCGATCACAGATTTGTTTGCAAAGATTTTTCTTGAGTTTATTCCTGCGGTCATATTTTCAATTCAGGCGTTTGGAGTAATTATTTATCTTGGAATAAGAAAGAAGATTGACATTATACACGTACACGAGGCTCACTGGATCGCCGCATTAGGTGTGTGTGCAGCACGCTTTACCAATAGAAAGGTAATTGTCAAAGAAGCAGGATCGGGCTTATATAGAAGTTACAATGGTCAGCCTGCTCTACTTAAATCTATTACTAAAAAAGCTGATTGTTTTATTGCGATTTCCTCTGAAATAAAAAAGGAATTAATTGAATCCCATATTCCACAAGTAAGGATCAAATCAATTCCAAACGGAGTCGCGATTCCTGACAATTGTTGGAGGGATCACGGAAATTTGGAATTTACTGTCATTTTCGTAGGAAATTTGTCACAACAACCTTGGAAGGGAATTGATGTACTTTTGAACGGATGGGCGCTGTGTATACAGCAGATCAATCCGGCCAAACTTCTAATTGTAGGAGGGGGGGATGCAACGGTTTTAAAAAAACAAGCTCAAGAACTGAATATTCAAAACTCAGTTGCTTTTTTAGGGCGCAGTAATAACGTTTCTGAATTATTAATGAAATCGGACGTTTTTATTCTTCCTTCTAGATCTGAAGGAATGTCCAATGCTCTTCTTGAAGCTATGGCTATAGGTTTACCTTGTATTGCAACCAATATTTCCGGAAATTCCGATCTTATTCAAAATAATTTGAATGGAATACTTATTGAAAAAGAAAATGTAATTGAGTTGTCACAGGCCCTCATAAGATTTAAGGAAGATATTTTTTTTGCAAAGCAATGCGGTCAGAACGCAAGAGAAACTGTCTCAAAGCATTGTTCCTTTTCTGTTGTTGCGGATGATTATGTTGGTTTATACCATCGTCTTTTAACCGGAAAGCAATTGTAG
- a CDS encoding oligosaccharide flippase family protein: protein MLLKSTIQVTFFSFLGIIAGFLTQLVVAFYFGTTPQRDAYFAAIVIPTYLIALFANSLGVIFMSSYIGHQIQKTPDEIAFFVSRVLNIYGLFICILVIFGIVFSEQLVTLLTPGFKGDQLHLTSKLLRILLPTILFSVLSNLLTMIYYAHKRFLLPSVAPILGTVISPLFVILWNSEIGIESLAYGSLAASIFSFIILIPIVFQGKFYRLSFLFDKEQLKLFKTAAPLIIAGLLYRSTSVLERLIASTLEPGSISYLGYANQIMNYLANITSSGIATTIFPLMSEAWERNDLEAVRRYFSKGIRIVLLIALPIAFLFLFLGDSIVRLLFERGAFDDAATSAVSNILSTLMIAFICLSCGNIAAKGFYLSNNTKIFSVVAVSEIAIYLLLGYYLSSKVSYLGLSLASSLSTFYTIVIALILLDKIFKGLDGRKLIVDVLKVIAAAAFSGIIMFSLQNYILMDIVEFFRTSISISCGLLLYILIMVYWLPVEEIVNAKVSGIMYIQDKLKGAFGENK, encoded by the coding sequence TTGCTTTTAAAATCAACAATACAAGTAACCTTTTTTTCTTTTTTAGGAATAATTGCGGGTTTTCTGACTCAACTAGTGGTTGCTTTTTACTTTGGCACAACACCTCAACGGGACGCATATTTTGCTGCTATTGTTATTCCAACGTACTTGATAGCGCTTTTCGCTAACTCCCTCGGTGTTATATTTATGTCATCATATATTGGGCATCAAATTCAAAAGACACCTGATGAAATTGCATTTTTCGTAAGTAGGGTACTTAATATATATGGGCTCTTTATTTGTATTTTAGTTATTTTTGGGATTGTGTTTTCCGAGCAATTAGTTACTCTGTTGACTCCGGGTTTCAAGGGTGATCAACTTCATCTTACATCAAAACTACTTAGAATTCTCCTACCAACAATTTTATTTTCAGTTCTATCGAATCTACTTACAATGATATATTATGCACATAAGAGATTTCTCTTGCCTTCAGTCGCGCCCATTTTAGGTACAGTCATAAGCCCTTTGTTTGTCATCCTATGGAATAGTGAAATTGGTATTGAAAGTTTAGCTTATGGAAGCCTTGCTGCTTCCATTTTTAGTTTCATCATTCTTATTCCGATTGTTTTCCAAGGTAAATTTTATAGATTAAGTTTTTTGTTCGATAAAGAACAATTAAAATTATTCAAAACTGCCGCTCCTTTGATTATCGCAGGTTTGTTGTATCGATCGACAAGTGTATTGGAAAGACTAATCGCCTCTACACTTGAACCTGGTAGTATTTCTTATTTGGGATATGCGAATCAAATAATGAATTATTTGGCAAATATTACATCAAGTGGCATTGCAACAACAATATTTCCTCTAATGTCAGAAGCGTGGGAGCGTAATGACCTTGAAGCAGTACGAAGATATTTTTCAAAAGGGATTCGAATTGTACTTTTGATTGCACTTCCAATAGCTTTTTTATTTTTATTTCTTGGTGATTCGATTGTGCGGCTTCTTTTTGAAAGGGGTGCCTTTGATGATGCCGCGACTAGCGCCGTCAGTAATATATTGTCAACCTTAATGATAGCGTTTATTTGTCTTAGCTGCGGAAACATAGCAGCGAAGGGATTTTATCTATCCAATAACACTAAAATATTTTCTGTGGTAGCTGTTTCGGAAATAGCAATTTATTTGTTACTTGGGTATTACTTAAGTTCAAAGGTCTCTTATCTTGGTCTTTCGCTAGCATCATCTTTATCAACATTTTACACCATTGTTATTGCTCTGATATTGTTAGATAAGATTTTTAAAGGATTGGACGGAAGAAAGCTGATTGTGGATGTTTTAAAAGTCATTGCTGCTGCGGCATTTTCTGGGATAATTATGTTCTCGTTGCAAAACTATATTTTGATGGATATTGTTGAATTTTTCAGGACCTCCATTTCAATTAGTTGTGGGCTGCTTTTGTATATATTGATCATGGTATATTGGCTTCCGGTAGAGGAAATAGTGAATGCGAAAGTATCTGGAATAATGTATATCCAGGATAAATTGAAAGGGGCATTTGGTGAAAACAAGTAA
- a CDS encoding class I SAM-dependent methyltransferase, whose product MSNVFGDYSRYYDLLYKDKDYGNEVHYLRDLIQRFAPQTQTILNLGCGTGAHDFFLSEYGYSIDGIDVSQEMLSKAIEKAAASPKLSSLLRFYKGDIRSIRLDKTFDVALSLFHVMSYQTSNNDFMDTLSTVKYHLNPNGIFIFDCWYGPAVLTDRPTVRVKRLEDDLIKVIRIAEPSHISDRNLVDVNYTVFVTEKKTGVINVLNETHTMRYLFLPEIEFMLSNNGFKILAHEEWITKKTLGFDTWSALFICQMK is encoded by the coding sequence ATGAGTAACGTTTTTGGAGATTATTCGCGCTATTATGATCTCCTTTATAAAGATAAGGACTATGGTAATGAAGTCCACTATTTGAGAGATTTGATTCAACGTTTTGCTCCCCAAACTCAGACTATATTGAATCTTGGTTGTGGTACAGGTGCGCATGACTTTTTTTTGAGCGAATACGGTTACTCAATTGACGGTATTGATGTTTCACAAGAGATGCTATCCAAAGCAATAGAAAAAGCTGCCGCCTCACCAAAGTTGTCATCGTTGCTGAGATTTTACAAAGGTGATATTCGATCAATCCGTTTAGATAAGACATTTGATGTGGCTTTGTCATTGTTCCATGTAATGAGTTATCAAACAAGCAATAACGATTTTATGGATACTTTGTCAACAGTAAAGTATCATCTTAATCCGAATGGAATTTTTATTTTTGATTGTTGGTATGGTCCTGCTGTGTTAACCGATCGCCCAACGGTACGAGTAAAAAGACTCGAAGATGATTTGATCAAAGTTATTCGGATCGCAGAACCTTCGCATATTAGCGACAGGAATTTAGTAGATGTTAATTATACAGTGTTTGTAACAGAAAAGAAAACGGGTGTAATTAATGTACTCAATGAAACGCATACCATGCGGTATCTATTTTTACCTGAAATTGAATTTATGCTTTCAAATAATGGATTCAAAATTCTTGCTCACGAAGAATGGATTACAAAAAAAACACTCGGATTTGATACGTGGAGTGCCCTTTTTATCTGCCAAATGAAGTAA
- a CDS encoding DegT/DnrJ/EryC1/StrS family aminotransferase produces MIPVNEPLLDGNEKKYLAECIDTGWISSDGPFVKKFEEDFAKRVDRKYGIAVANGSVALEVAVAVLGIGKGDEVILPTFTIISCAAAIVRAGATPVVVDSDPKTWNMSVENIESRITSRTKAIMVVHIYGIPVDMDPILVLAEKYNLMIIEDAAELIGQKYKGKPCGSFGDISIFSFYPNKHITTGEGGMVLTNDEKLAAKSRELRNLSFIPPRRFIHKDLGWNFRMTNLQAAIGVAQLERLDDFLIKKRRIGAIYNELLSEIDCIQLPIKGCDYASNIYWVYGIVMSDEIPYDAFEAMKKLASAGVGTRPFFYPMHRQPVFNDIGLFLGEQYPVAERLGERGFYVPSGLAITEEQIHSVAEALKELFK; encoded by the coding sequence ATGATTCCGGTAAATGAACCATTGTTGGATGGTAATGAGAAGAAATACTTAGCTGAATGTATTGATACGGGATGGATATCATCGGATGGTCCCTTTGTGAAAAAATTTGAAGAGGATTTTGCGAAAAGAGTTGACCGAAAATACGGGATTGCTGTTGCGAACGGCTCCGTTGCGTTGGAAGTTGCAGTTGCGGTGCTTGGTATCGGCAAAGGCGACGAAGTAATTCTTCCTACGTTTACAATTATTTCGTGTGCAGCTGCAATTGTACGTGCAGGTGCGACTCCTGTTGTTGTTGATTCAGATCCAAAGACGTGGAATATGTCAGTTGAAAATATTGAATCTAGAATCACCAGTAGAACGAAGGCAATCATGGTTGTACATATCTATGGCATTCCTGTAGATATGGATCCAATTTTGGTATTAGCCGAGAAATATAACCTGATGATTATCGAAGATGCTGCTGAGCTTATTGGACAAAAATATAAAGGAAAACCGTGTGGCAGTTTTGGTGACATTTCAATATTCAGTTTTTATCCGAATAAGCATATCACTACAGGTGAAGGTGGTATGGTGCTGACAAATGATGAAAAATTAGCAGCGAAAAGCCGAGAACTGCGTAATCTTAGTTTTATTCCACCCCGTCGCTTTATTCACAAAGATTTGGGATGGAATTTTAGAATGACAAACTTACAAGCAGCTATTGGGGTTGCGCAACTTGAAAGATTAGATGATTTTCTTATTAAGAAAAGAAGAATCGGTGCAATATACAACGAGTTACTTTCTGAGATAGATTGTATTCAATTGCCTATCAAGGGATGCGATTATGCGTCCAATATTTATTGGGTTTATGGAATTGTAATGAGCGACGAAATACCATACGACGCATTTGAGGCAATGAAAAAACTTGCAAGTGCGGGTGTAGGTACTCGTCCTTTTTTTTATCCCATGCATCGGCAGCCTGTTTTTAATGATATAGGTCTTTTCCTTGGAGAGCAGTACCCGGTTGCAGAGAGACTTGGTGAAAGAGGATTTTATGTGCCAAGCGGGCTTGCAATAACTGAAGAGCAAATACACTCAGTCGCAGAAGCGCTTAAAGAACTATTTAAGTAA